The stretch of DNA ACATGGGGACCCTCCTCGACGAACTGGCCCCCCACCTGCCGTCGGGACGCCTGATCATCAGCGGCGCCGCCGGTATCCCCACCTCCTTCTTCGAGGACCGCCTCACCCCGGGCACCCCCGTCGTCCGCGTGATGACCAACACCCCTGCCCTTGTGGACGAGGCCATGTCCGTCATCTCCGCGGGCACCCACGCCACCGAGGAACACCTCGTCCACGCGGAGGAGATCTTCGGCGGCGTCGGCAAGACCCTCCGCGTCCCCGAGACCCAGCAGGACGCGGCCACCGCGCTCTCCGGCTCGGGCCCCGCGTACTTCTACTTCCTGGTCGAAGCGATGACCGACGCGGGCATCCTCCTCGGCCTGCCCAGGGACAAGGCACACGAGCTGATCGTCCAGGCCGCGGTCGGCGCGGCGGTCATGCTCCGCGACTCGGGCGAACACCCGGTAAAGCTCCGTGAGAACGTCACCTCGCCCGCCGGAACCACGATCAACGCCATCCGCGAACTGGAGAACCACGGCGTGCGTGCCGCCCTGATCGCCGCCCTCGAAGCGGCCCGCGACCGCTCACGAGAACTCGCCTCAGGCACGTCCTGACCGTCTCCCCCCACTTCCGGTTCCGGTTCCGGCCCGGCCCGGCCCGGCCACCGGCCCCTGACCGGTGTCCGGACCGGAACCGCGACCGGAACGGGAATCCGGGGCGGGGAGGCGGCGGGTCACTTCGCCGGAAGCAACCCGACCGCTTCAAAGGCCCGATCCACCGTCGGTCCGGCCATCGCGGACGCCCGCTCGGCCCCCTGCCCCAGCACCCCGTCCACGTACGGAATGTCGGCACAGAGCTCCGCGTGCCTCTCCCGCACAGGCCGCAGCAGTTCCACGACGGCATCAGCGGTGGCCTTCTTCAACGAGCCATATGTACTGAACGCCCCACTGAGCTGCTCAGGATTCGCACCCTGCCCACCTGTCCCGCCCTTCTCGCACGCGGCGAGGATCTCCAGCAGGTTCGAGACGCCGGGTCTGGCCGCCTTGTCGTAGACGACCTCCTGACCGCTGTCCGTGACCGCCCGCATGATCTTCTTCCGAATCTGCTCGGGCTCGTCGAGCAGATGCACGATGCCGGCACCGCCCTCGTGGGACTTGCCCATCTTGGTCGTGGGGTCCTGAAGATCCATGATCCGCGCGCCGAATCCGGGCCTGGTGGCTCGTGGCGTCACGAAGGTCCGGCCGTAGCGCCGGTTGAACCGCACCGCCAGGTCACGCGTGAGTTCGACGTGCTGCGTCTGGTCCTCGCCGACGGGTACCTCGTCCGCC from Streptomyces tsukubensis encodes:
- the proC gene encoding pyrroline-5-carboxylate reductase is translated as MTQKVAVLGTGKIGEALLSGMIRAGWAPADLLVTARRPERARELQTRHGVTAVTNAEAAKTADTLILTVKPQDMGTLLDELAPHLPSGRLIISGAAGIPTSFFEDRLTPGTPVVRVMTNTPALVDEAMSVISAGTHATEEHLVHAEEIFGGVGKTLRVPETQQDAATALSGSGPAYFYFLVEAMTDAGILLGLPRDKAHELIVQAAVGAAVMLRDSGEHPVKLRENVTSPAGTTINAIRELENHGVRAALIAALEAARDRSRELASGTS
- the trpS gene encoding tryptophan--tRNA ligase, translated to MTRIFSGVKPTGHLTLGNYLGAVRGWAEEDQYRSDALFCVVDLHALTVEHDPARVRRLSRQAATLLLASGLDPERCALFVQSHVAEHTRLSYLLECVATDGETRRMIQYKEKSVRERERGGSVRLSLLTYPVLMAADILAYRADEVPVGEDQTQHVELTRDLAVRFNRRYGRTFVTPRATRPGFGARIMDLQDPTTKMGKSHEGGAGIVHLLDEPEQIRKKIMRAVTDSGQEVVYDKAARPGVSNLLEILAACEKGGTGGQGANPEQLSGAFSTYGSLKKATADAVVELLRPVRERHAELCADIPYVDGVLGQGAERASAMAGPTVDRAFEAVGLLPAK